In Sulfitobacter sp. W027, a single window of DNA contains:
- a CDS encoding NAD(P)/FAD-dependent oxidoreductase, with translation MGKRIAIVGGGYLGAELAKVMDDIADVTLIEQRSHFVHAPAMIRALVQPSLVEESLIPYGRLLKRGRVVAARAKEIDGDGVTLDDGTRVEADYIIVATGSEYAAPFKPKGADVDGLRAANQETREKLSSAKTVGIIGAGAVGVELAGEIAHAMPDKKITVITMDDKLFAAKPESLGSALSRKLKTGGVELILGEKAEGLASKTEPHAGSVTFGDGTERAFDLIFPVLGARACSDLLKGLPGAEVTVAERIKTDGYLRPSTLPNVFAAGDVADPGDNMTIVAVSRQLPWLKRTLTGLITGRKLVDMKTYRPWGSEAPILLPLGPERGNSFLLLFTVGDWITQKMKGAHLFVSKYQKLLNRP, from the coding sequence ATGGGCAAACGTATCGCAATCGTAGGGGGCGGATATCTCGGCGCTGAGCTTGCTAAGGTCATGGATGACATTGCCGATGTCACCCTGATCGAACAGCGCAGTCATTTTGTACATGCCCCGGCGATGATCCGCGCCTTGGTGCAACCGAGTTTGGTTGAGGAATCGCTGATCCCTTATGGCCGTTTACTGAAACGCGGTCGCGTGGTCGCGGCGCGGGCGAAGGAGATCGATGGGGACGGTGTCACCCTAGATGACGGCACGCGGGTTGAAGCGGATTACATCATCGTTGCCACGGGGTCGGAGTATGCGGCCCCGTTCAAGCCCAAAGGTGCAGACGTCGACGGGCTGCGGGCCGCGAACCAAGAGACGCGCGAAAAGCTGTCATCGGCAAAGACCGTGGGCATCATCGGCGCGGGGGCAGTGGGTGTTGAACTTGCCGGTGAGATTGCCCATGCCATGCCGGATAAGAAAATCACCGTGATTACAATGGACGACAAGCTCTTTGCGGCAAAGCCCGAAAGTCTTGGGTCTGCGCTGAGCCGAAAGTTGAAGACCGGTGGGGTTGAGCTCATACTCGGTGAAAAGGCCGAAGGGCTTGCCTCAAAAACCGAGCCGCATGCGGGCAGTGTCACCTTTGGCGATGGAACTGAGCGGGCGTTTGATCTGATCTTTCCCGTTCTCGGGGCACGGGCCTGCTCTGACCTGCTGAAAGGCCTGCCGGGCGCAGAGGTGACTGTGGCAGAGCGGATCAAGACTGACGGCTATCTGCGCCCGTCGACCCTGCCGAATGTCTTTGCCGCCGGGGATGTGGCGGACCCCGGTGACAATATGACTATCGTCGCGGTCAGCCGCCAATTGCCGTGGTTGAAAAGGACGCTCACGGGGCTGATCACGGGGCGCAAGCTGGTAGATATGAAAACCTATCGTCCATGGGGATCCGAAGCGCCAATCTTACTGCCCTTGGGGCCGGAGCGTGGTAATAGCTTTCTGCTGCTGTTCACCGTTGGCGATTGGATCACGCAAAAGATGAAAGGCGCGCATCTTTTTGTGTCGAAGTACCAAAAGCTGCTCAACCGCCCCTAA
- a CDS encoding response regulator — protein sequence MTWNAIVIDDSDIARQFIQASLAEVGFSCVADYECPVQALQDMINERIVADVIITDFMMPAMDGLEFCSQVRGLSFYDDTPVVMISSRKDADLLRRALAAGASDCLKKPFSLPELGRRLRLSMQKTRITVQ from the coding sequence ATGACTTGGAACGCTATCGTTATCGACGACTCAGACATCGCGCGGCAGTTCATTCAAGCGTCCCTCGCCGAGGTCGGATTTTCTTGTGTGGCGGACTATGAGTGCCCGGTCCAAGCTTTGCAGGATATGATAAACGAGCGGATTGTAGCGGACGTCATTATCACAGATTTTATGATGCCAGCGATGGACGGGCTTGAGTTTTGTAGCCAAGTCAGAGGTCTGTCGTTCTACGACGATACCCCTGTCGTCATGATATCGTCCCGGAAAGACGCTGATCTCTTGCGCCGTGCCTTGGCGGCGGGGGCAAGTGACTGTTTGAAAAAGCCTTTTAGTTTGCCTGAACTTGGGCGACGGCTGCGTCTATCGATGCAAAAGACGAGGATCACCGTTCAATAG
- a CDS encoding YecA family protein produces MKELANLDTFLSSDESPDDCMMLSDLDGYLTGIACSPEVIPEPEWMALALGGTLVEVPEWVKQTIGALFGNILQKLQNDPPFVKPIFWLAPEGDAIAMDWCAGFIDAVSLRPRKRLRLTESGTQGHLMPPHAPHAG; encoded by the coding sequence ATGAAAGAGCTTGCGAATTTAGACACCTTTCTCAGCTCAGATGAGAGCCCTGATGACTGCATGATGCTTTCTGATTTGGACGGCTATCTGACCGGGATTGCATGCTCGCCTGAGGTGATCCCAGAGCCCGAGTGGATGGCACTGGCTCTCGGTGGAACGCTGGTGGAGGTGCCTGAATGGGTCAAACAAACGATTGGCGCGTTGTTCGGGAACATACTTCAAAAACTGCAGAACGATCCACCATTCGTGAAACCCATCTTCTGGTTAGCGCCAGAAGGAGACGCGATCGCAATGGATTGGTGCGCTGGCTTTATCGACGCAGTCTCCCTAAGGCCAAGGAAGCGGCTTAGGCTTACCGAGAGCGGTACACAGGGCCATCTGATGCCCCCCCATGCTCCACATGCTGGATGA